The Cardiocondyla obscurior isolate alpha-2009 linkage group LG22, Cobs3.1, whole genome shotgun sequence genome includes a region encoding these proteins:
- the Limk1 gene encoding LIM domain kinase 1 isoform X2, whose amino-acid sequence MDEVTTSDPGGGENRGTLICAGCLNAIDDEFIQALNQEWHIDCFRCSACDVGLSSWYFEKDGLLFCKDDYWAAYGEACQDCGQIITGPVMLAGDHKFHPECFACTSCGAFIGDGESYALVERSKLYCGVCYKRQMQPLNRAANYPFARKPHSIRLVEIPPSTTDPDKQRGIKLTLDTAPSPRSCGALLRISELNMSSDLISLHIGDRILEVNGTPVKDQPVESIENLIQYSDTVLQLTIEHDPDAVSRRPTFSSPSSAMLTCVGSPRTSPESKERLFKRRDEGYISGARSRQLRRTRDPMHKERSSSMSRLLDGSSPTNPTYDLSRTRSFRVEPKNQRIFRASDLVKGELLGKGFFGQVFKVTHRDTNEVMVLKELYRVDEDAQKNFLKEVAVLRSLHHNNVLRFIGVLYKDKKLHLVTEYIAGGTLKALLHDTNEPLPWEQRTSFAKDIAAGMAYLHSMNIIHRDLNSHNCLVREDKTVVVADFGLARIIQNGSSPDNRKYNRHSDGEVKTSKKERKKRYTVVGNPYWMAPEMMKGNKYDEKVDIFSFGIVVCEIIGRVQADPDYLPRSSDFGLNQNVFKEKFCSNCPETFYMIAFLCCDLNPDKRPPFEVMEVWLEGLAMHLSVGAELPADLDFDIRNYKGPSPSSSESTTPETLAPQLKPIKEGQVHQDKKRLGGCNDSTLEREIEPPSDNTLHVPEIVSPRNRYMRQNSKSNDSSANVGRYSRQNSKSKDFVSDKEKPDIVISPDSSGFSGRYLRNNNIKSKDTSPDILNTYVYSKQETYPKQIDAIEHILTRAPTEKIKYVGSASPCVVSDSPEYIIDSKGSYKVKSLKHKSAEKCNETSGHKTKSENKFKIPDAASSVGSYLKQIGKSIGAVEKENKAINNTANCGDIDSKKVVGENTKSSNGLYLRRTKISPTKETSKSAFSNKETGKDKVDGILPPQKFIETKTSSSQENVVGNEKNIKDKLSRQESNVSDIGSILSRQGSLTVLDCTSKYKDYSPFNTFTKDDFRDGHSFGKQSSSLYHTDSLYSNSSISKQDDLFSINNRQNKNDGVGTKSMKEDLKDPVMTSSIYGSDLKATPNCLAEYNECYKGVDICRQDSFGSDSALGTMKSDFFADVDFAQIRDGRHTPDLCHTPERCCTPNRPTSPIESTAL is encoded by the exons ATGGACGAAGTCACGACGAGCG acCCAGGAGGTGGGGAAAATAGAGGAACGTTAATATGCGCCGGCTGTCTTAACGCCATCGACGATGAATTTATACAGGCATTGAATCAAGAATGGCATATTGATTGCTTTCG ATGTTCAGCATGCGACGTTGGCCTATCCTCCTGGTACTTTGAGAAAGATGGCTTGCTATTTTGTAAAGATGATTACTGGGCCGCTTACGGCGAAGCGTGTCAGGACTGCGGCCAAATCATCACAGGCCCTGTCATGCTGGCGGGCGATCACAAGTTTCATCCGGAGTGTTTCGCCTGCACTTCGTGCGGAGCTTTCATCGGAGACGGCGAGAGTTACGCGCTTGTCGAACGGTCCAAATTGTACTGCGGGGTTTGTTACAAGCGGCAGATGCAGCCGCTCAACAGGGCGGCAAATTATCCTTTCGCCAGAAAACCACACAGCATCAGGTTGGTCGAAATACCTCCCAGCACGACAGATCCAGATAAACAGAGAGGAATTAAGCTCACGCTAGATACAGCTCCCAGTCCCCGCAGTTGTGGTGCTTTGTTGCGCATATCAGA GTTGAATATGTCGAGTGATCTGATATCGTTACATATTGGCGATCGAATTTTGGAAGTAAATGGCACTCCCGTTAAAGACCAGCCGGTGGAAAGTATCGAAAATCTCATACAATATTCGGACACAGTTTTACAA TTGACTATCGAGCACGATCCAGATGCGGTGTCACGACGGCCCACGTTTTCCTCGCCGTCCTCGGCGATGTTGACATGTGTTGGCAGCCCTAGGACAAGTCCCGAGAGCAAAGAACGATTATTTAAACGCCGGGACGAGGGTTACATTAGCGGTGCGCGGAGCCGACAATTACGAAGAACGAGAGATCCTATGCATAAAGAACGGAGCAGTTCTATGTCGCGATTGCTCGATGG ATCATCTCCAACGAATCCTACTTACGATTTAAGCCGTACCAGATCCTTCCGTGTAGAGCCAAAGAATCAGAGAATATTTCGAGCGAGCGATTTGGTGAAGGGTGAACTTCTAGGGAAGGGATTCTTTGGACAAGTATTTAAAGTTACGCATCGCGATACGAACGAGGTGATGGTTCTCAAAGAATTGTACAGAGTGGACGAGGACGCACAAAAGAACTTTCTAAAagag gTTGCGGTATTGCGGTCATTACATCATAACAACGTTCTTCGTTTTATTGGTGTTCTTTATAAGGACAAAAAACTGCATTTGGTTACCGAATATATAGCAGGGGGTACTTTAAAGGCCCTGCTTCACGATACGAACGAACCATTGCCGTGGGAACAGCGTACGTCTTTTGCGAAAGACATCGCTGCCGGCATGGCCTATTTGCATTCTATGAACATTATTCatcgtgatttaaattcgcaCAATTGTCTCGTTCGCGAAGATAAGACTGTTGTCGTCGCTGATTTTGGTCTTGCGAGGATTATTCAGAACGGCAGTTCGCCAGATAATCGCAAGTATAATCGACATTCTGATGGAGAGGTGAAGACttcaaaaaaagaacgaaagaaacgATATACAGTGGTAGGGAATCCTTATTGGATGGCTCCCGAAATGATGAAAGGCAACAAATACGACGAAAAAGTAGACATATTCAGCTTTGGCATTGTTGTCTGTGAGATTATAGGCCGAGTTCAGGCAGATCCTGATTATTTACCGAGATCTTCAGATTTCGGTTTAAATCAAAATGTTTTTAAGGAAAAATTCTGTTCTAATTGCCCGGAGACTTTTTACATGATCGCGTTTCTTTGTTGCGATTTAAATCCTGACAAGAGACCACCGTTCGAAGTTATGGAAGTCTGGCTAGAGGGTCTGGCAATGCACTTGTCAGTAGGTGCTGAATTACCAGCAGATCTGGACTTCGACATCAGGAATTACAAAGGACCAAGTCCAAGCAGTAGTGAATCCACGACTCCAGAAACTTTGGCACCGCAATTAAAGCCTATTAAAGAAGGCCAGGTGCATCAAGACAAAAAGCGATTAGGTGGTTGCAATGATAGTACTCTAGAACGTGAAATAGAACCTCCGTCAGATAACACACTTCACGTGCCTGAAATTGTGAGTCCACGCAACAGATATATGCGACAGAATAGCAAGAGTAACGACAGTTCGGCTAACGTGGGACGTTATTCGAGGCAAAATTCGAAGTCAAAAGATTTTGTGTCCGACAAGGAAAAACCTGATATCGTAATATCACCTGACTCCAGCGGTTTTAGCGGACGATATTTGAGGAATAACAATATCAAATCGAAAGATACCTCTCCCGACATTTTAAATACCTACGTTTACTCGAAGCAAGAAACGTATCCGAAGCAGATCGATGCGATTGAACATATTTTAACTCGAGCACCTACAGAGAAAATTAAGTATGTGGGAAGTGCGAGCCCGTGTGTAGTGTCCGACTCTCCagaatatataattgatagCAAAGGCTCGTACAAAGTCAAAAGCTTGAAACATAAATCAGCAGAGAAGTGTAATGAAACAAGTGGACACAAAACAAAGTcggagaataaatttaaaataccgGATGCTGCAAGCTCTGTCGGTTCTTATTTAAAGCAAATCGGTAAATCTATCGGCGCTGTggagaaggaaaataaagcaattaataatacagCAAATTGCGGTGATATCGATTCAAAAAAAGTAGTTGGTGAAAACACGAAATCTTCTAATGGATTGTATTTGCGAAGGACAAAAATATCACCGACCAAAGAAACATCGAAGAGCGCATTTTCTAATAAAGAAACTGGCAAAGATAAAGTTGATGGAATTTTGCCTCCACAAAAATTCATAGAGACGAAAACCTCATCGAGTCAAGAAAATGTTGTGGGAAacgaaaagaatattaaagataaattgtcTAGACAAGAGAGTAACGTGTCCGATATCGGCAGTATTTTATCGAGACAGGGAAGCCTCACAGTATTAGATTGCACATCTAAATACAAAGATTATTCGCCATTTAATACCTTTACAAAAGATGATTTTCGCGACGGTCATTCTTTTGGAAAGCAAAGTTCAAGTCTGTATCATACAGATAGTCTTTATTCCAATTCCAGTATTTCAAAACAGGATGATCTTTTCAGTATAAACAATAGACAGAATAAAAATGATGGCGTAGGAACGAAATCGATGAAAGAGGATTTAAAAGATCCGGTGATGACTTCGTCTATATATGGCAGCGATTTAAAGGCGACGCCGAACTGTCTGGCGGAGTATAATGAATGTTATAAGGGCGTCGATATTTGTAGACAAGACAGTTTCGGTTCCGATAGCGCACTCGGTACTATGAAGAGCGATTTCTTCGCGGATGTCGATTTCGCGCAGATAAGGGATGGTCGGCACACGCCGGACTTGTGCCATACACCCGAAAGATGCTGTACGCCTAATCGTCCGACATCACCTATAGAAAGCACTGCTTTATAA
- the Limk1 gene encoding LIM domain kinase 1 isoform X1 yields MDEVTTSDPGGGENRGTLICAGCLNAIDDEFIQALNQEWHIDCFRCSACDVGLSSWYFEKDGLLFCKDDYWAAYGEACQDCGQIITGPVMLAGDHKFHPECFACTSCGAFIGDGESYALVERSKLYCGVCYKRQMQPLNRAANYPFARKPHSIRLVEIPPSTTDPDKQRGIKLTLDTAPSPRSCGALLRISELMRNIRGKISKLLASVMEVLFRLCCHFSNHRLNMSSDLISLHIGDRILEVNGTPVKDQPVESIENLIQYSDTVLQLTIEHDPDAVSRRPTFSSPSSAMLTCVGSPRTSPESKERLFKRRDEGYISGARSRQLRRTRDPMHKERSSSMSRLLDGSSPTNPTYDLSRTRSFRVEPKNQRIFRASDLVKGELLGKGFFGQVFKVTHRDTNEVMVLKELYRVDEDAQKNFLKEVAVLRSLHHNNVLRFIGVLYKDKKLHLVTEYIAGGTLKALLHDTNEPLPWEQRTSFAKDIAAGMAYLHSMNIIHRDLNSHNCLVREDKTVVVADFGLARIIQNGSSPDNRKYNRHSDGEVKTSKKERKKRYTVVGNPYWMAPEMMKGNKYDEKVDIFSFGIVVCEIIGRVQADPDYLPRSSDFGLNQNVFKEKFCSNCPETFYMIAFLCCDLNPDKRPPFEVMEVWLEGLAMHLSVGAELPADLDFDIRNYKGPSPSSSESTTPETLAPQLKPIKEGQVHQDKKRLGGCNDSTLEREIEPPSDNTLHVPEIVSPRNRYMRQNSKSNDSSANVGRYSRQNSKSKDFVSDKEKPDIVISPDSSGFSGRYLRNNNIKSKDTSPDILNTYVYSKQETYPKQIDAIEHILTRAPTEKIKYVGSASPCVVSDSPEYIIDSKGSYKVKSLKHKSAEKCNETSGHKTKSENKFKIPDAASSVGSYLKQIGKSIGAVEKENKAINNTANCGDIDSKKVVGENTKSSNGLYLRRTKISPTKETSKSAFSNKETGKDKVDGILPPQKFIETKTSSSQENVVGNEKNIKDKLSRQESNVSDIGSILSRQGSLTVLDCTSKYKDYSPFNTFTKDDFRDGHSFGKQSSSLYHTDSLYSNSSISKQDDLFSINNRQNKNDGVGTKSMKEDLKDPVMTSSIYGSDLKATPNCLAEYNECYKGVDICRQDSFGSDSALGTMKSDFFADVDFAQIRDGRHTPDLCHTPERCCTPNRPTSPIESTAL; encoded by the exons ATGGACGAAGTCACGACGAGCG acCCAGGAGGTGGGGAAAATAGAGGAACGTTAATATGCGCCGGCTGTCTTAACGCCATCGACGATGAATTTATACAGGCATTGAATCAAGAATGGCATATTGATTGCTTTCG ATGTTCAGCATGCGACGTTGGCCTATCCTCCTGGTACTTTGAGAAAGATGGCTTGCTATTTTGTAAAGATGATTACTGGGCCGCTTACGGCGAAGCGTGTCAGGACTGCGGCCAAATCATCACAGGCCCTGTCATGCTGGCGGGCGATCACAAGTTTCATCCGGAGTGTTTCGCCTGCACTTCGTGCGGAGCTTTCATCGGAGACGGCGAGAGTTACGCGCTTGTCGAACGGTCCAAATTGTACTGCGGGGTTTGTTACAAGCGGCAGATGCAGCCGCTCAACAGGGCGGCAAATTATCCTTTCGCCAGAAAACCACACAGCATCAGGTTGGTCGAAATACCTCCCAGCACGACAGATCCAGATAAACAGAGAGGAATTAAGCTCACGCTAGATACAGCTCCCAGTCCCCGCAGTTGTGGTGCTTTGTTGCGCATATCAGA GTTAATGAGAAATATTCGTGGAAAGATCAGTAAGCTGCTAGCCTCTGTGATGGAGGTTCTATTTAGGCTATGCTGCCACTTCTCTAATCATAG GTTGAATATGTCGAGTGATCTGATATCGTTACATATTGGCGATCGAATTTTGGAAGTAAATGGCACTCCCGTTAAAGACCAGCCGGTGGAAAGTATCGAAAATCTCATACAATATTCGGACACAGTTTTACAA TTGACTATCGAGCACGATCCAGATGCGGTGTCACGACGGCCCACGTTTTCCTCGCCGTCCTCGGCGATGTTGACATGTGTTGGCAGCCCTAGGACAAGTCCCGAGAGCAAAGAACGATTATTTAAACGCCGGGACGAGGGTTACATTAGCGGTGCGCGGAGCCGACAATTACGAAGAACGAGAGATCCTATGCATAAAGAACGGAGCAGTTCTATGTCGCGATTGCTCGATGG ATCATCTCCAACGAATCCTACTTACGATTTAAGCCGTACCAGATCCTTCCGTGTAGAGCCAAAGAATCAGAGAATATTTCGAGCGAGCGATTTGGTGAAGGGTGAACTTCTAGGGAAGGGATTCTTTGGACAAGTATTTAAAGTTACGCATCGCGATACGAACGAGGTGATGGTTCTCAAAGAATTGTACAGAGTGGACGAGGACGCACAAAAGAACTTTCTAAAagag gTTGCGGTATTGCGGTCATTACATCATAACAACGTTCTTCGTTTTATTGGTGTTCTTTATAAGGACAAAAAACTGCATTTGGTTACCGAATATATAGCAGGGGGTACTTTAAAGGCCCTGCTTCACGATACGAACGAACCATTGCCGTGGGAACAGCGTACGTCTTTTGCGAAAGACATCGCTGCCGGCATGGCCTATTTGCATTCTATGAACATTATTCatcgtgatttaaattcgcaCAATTGTCTCGTTCGCGAAGATAAGACTGTTGTCGTCGCTGATTTTGGTCTTGCGAGGATTATTCAGAACGGCAGTTCGCCAGATAATCGCAAGTATAATCGACATTCTGATGGAGAGGTGAAGACttcaaaaaaagaacgaaagaaacgATATACAGTGGTAGGGAATCCTTATTGGATGGCTCCCGAAATGATGAAAGGCAACAAATACGACGAAAAAGTAGACATATTCAGCTTTGGCATTGTTGTCTGTGAGATTATAGGCCGAGTTCAGGCAGATCCTGATTATTTACCGAGATCTTCAGATTTCGGTTTAAATCAAAATGTTTTTAAGGAAAAATTCTGTTCTAATTGCCCGGAGACTTTTTACATGATCGCGTTTCTTTGTTGCGATTTAAATCCTGACAAGAGACCACCGTTCGAAGTTATGGAAGTCTGGCTAGAGGGTCTGGCAATGCACTTGTCAGTAGGTGCTGAATTACCAGCAGATCTGGACTTCGACATCAGGAATTACAAAGGACCAAGTCCAAGCAGTAGTGAATCCACGACTCCAGAAACTTTGGCACCGCAATTAAAGCCTATTAAAGAAGGCCAGGTGCATCAAGACAAAAAGCGATTAGGTGGTTGCAATGATAGTACTCTAGAACGTGAAATAGAACCTCCGTCAGATAACACACTTCACGTGCCTGAAATTGTGAGTCCACGCAACAGATATATGCGACAGAATAGCAAGAGTAACGACAGTTCGGCTAACGTGGGACGTTATTCGAGGCAAAATTCGAAGTCAAAAGATTTTGTGTCCGACAAGGAAAAACCTGATATCGTAATATCACCTGACTCCAGCGGTTTTAGCGGACGATATTTGAGGAATAACAATATCAAATCGAAAGATACCTCTCCCGACATTTTAAATACCTACGTTTACTCGAAGCAAGAAACGTATCCGAAGCAGATCGATGCGATTGAACATATTTTAACTCGAGCACCTACAGAGAAAATTAAGTATGTGGGAAGTGCGAGCCCGTGTGTAGTGTCCGACTCTCCagaatatataattgatagCAAAGGCTCGTACAAAGTCAAAAGCTTGAAACATAAATCAGCAGAGAAGTGTAATGAAACAAGTGGACACAAAACAAAGTcggagaataaatttaaaataccgGATGCTGCAAGCTCTGTCGGTTCTTATTTAAAGCAAATCGGTAAATCTATCGGCGCTGTggagaaggaaaataaagcaattaataatacagCAAATTGCGGTGATATCGATTCAAAAAAAGTAGTTGGTGAAAACACGAAATCTTCTAATGGATTGTATTTGCGAAGGACAAAAATATCACCGACCAAAGAAACATCGAAGAGCGCATTTTCTAATAAAGAAACTGGCAAAGATAAAGTTGATGGAATTTTGCCTCCACAAAAATTCATAGAGACGAAAACCTCATCGAGTCAAGAAAATGTTGTGGGAAacgaaaagaatattaaagataaattgtcTAGACAAGAGAGTAACGTGTCCGATATCGGCAGTATTTTATCGAGACAGGGAAGCCTCACAGTATTAGATTGCACATCTAAATACAAAGATTATTCGCCATTTAATACCTTTACAAAAGATGATTTTCGCGACGGTCATTCTTTTGGAAAGCAAAGTTCAAGTCTGTATCATACAGATAGTCTTTATTCCAATTCCAGTATTTCAAAACAGGATGATCTTTTCAGTATAAACAATAGACAGAATAAAAATGATGGCGTAGGAACGAAATCGATGAAAGAGGATTTAAAAGATCCGGTGATGACTTCGTCTATATATGGCAGCGATTTAAAGGCGACGCCGAACTGTCTGGCGGAGTATAATGAATGTTATAAGGGCGTCGATATTTGTAGACAAGACAGTTTCGGTTCCGATAGCGCACTCGGTACTATGAAGAGCGATTTCTTCGCGGATGTCGATTTCGCGCAGATAAGGGATGGTCGGCACACGCCGGACTTGTGCCATACACCCGAAAGATGCTGTACGCCTAATCGTCCGACATCACCTATAGAAAGCACTGCTTTATAA
- the LOC139111088 gene encoding acidic phospholipase A2 PA4 yields the protein MLAILLGVLPILWTERVEASVLVADTTMSRMVELNADAPFCALYNDRGVIQRMVLGADPRKVRQISSNLVADLEETCKASRDKGKNQAPGGGLIYPGTKWCGPGNVANSYEDLGQHSLEDACCREHDHCPFTIAPQQCIHGICNSSPFTRSHCDCDAKFRRCLQNLNTEVANTLGALFFNVIQVTCFKERRPCSQWQRNGYAEAVSDRLCSQYKFRPSDKYVPMMPLNK from the exons ATGCTTGCTATTCTGCTCGGCGTCTTGCCGATTCTCTGGACCGAAAGAGTTGAAGCAAGCGTGCTGGTTGCCGACACTACCATGTCGAGAATGGTTGAGCTAAATGCTGACGCACCTTTTTGCGCTCTTTACAATGATCGCGGAGTCATTCAGAGGATGGTTCTTGGTGCTGATCCCAGAAAAGTTCGACAAATTTCCAGCAACCTCGTCGCCGACCTGGAAGAGACCTGCAAAGCGTCACGAGATAAAGGAAAG AATCAAGCGCCTGGCGGTGGTTTAATATATCCGGGGACCAAGTGGTGCGGACCAGGTAACGTGGCCAATTCCTACGAGGATTTGGGCCAACATTCGCTCGAAGATGCTTGCTGCAGGGAACATGACCATTGCCCATTCACGATAGCGCCGCAACAATGCATACATGGCATATGCAATAGCTCACCATTTACTCGCTCGCATTGTGATTGCGACGCCAAATTCCGCAGATGTTTACAGAATCTCAATACCGAGGTGGCCAATACCCTCGGTGCACTTTTTTTCAATGTGATTCAAGTTACCTGCTTCAAAGAGAGACGGCCGTGCTCGCAGTGGCAAAG GAACGGTTATGCGGAAGCTGTTTCCGATCGATTGTGCTCTCAATACAAGTTCCGACCCAGCGACAAGTACGTGCCCATGATGCCCTTGAATAAATAA
- the LOC139111086 gene encoding apolipoprotein D, which translates to MKVYMCMCDLWSIPRVGHQPHKVHLSNETCVYSATQRSAAASIVKKMQSLTWCVLLAGCLALAQAHTYHMGACPLVEPMQGFQMSKFLGLWYVVQKTSTGSKCITYNYTRGEEPGEYVITQDSDHLILGLTPLKHEYHYTGQLTVPEPSTPGRMDVRFPLNVAGSASHVVFMTDYDTYAGIFTCQKLAFAHRQSATILSRTKTLDQSQVDNIRQRLSIFGVDPYDLSIISQSECPHGNNTLDINIDPNTFTSENLGSVVRKAGEKIGDGVQWIAQTGSNVYHKIAGKDSEEITSTTERNSRVSTRNNGERLETNEVEWIP; encoded by the exons ATGAAGgtgtatatgtgtatgtgtgacTTGTGGAGTATTCCGAGAGTGGGGCACCAGCCACATAAAGTCCATCTCTCCAATGAGACTTGTGTTTATAGTGCAACGCAGAGATCGGCAGCAGCCTCCATAGTGA agaaGATGCAGTCCTTGACCTGGTGCGTGTTATTGGCGGGATGCCTCGCTCTTGCTCAGGCTCATACGTATCATATGGGCGCCTGTCCCCTTGTGGAACCTATGCAGGGTTTCCAAATGAGTAAA ttcCTGGGCCTGTGGTACGTCGTCCAAAAAACATCAACGGGTAGCAAGTGCATCACTTACAATTATACACGAGGAGAGGAACCGGGCGAGTATGTGATAACGCAGGACTCGGATCATCTAATCTTAG GTCTTACGCCATTGAAGCATGAGTATCATTATACTGGCCAGCTGACTGTACCTGAACCAAGTACTCCGGGTCGTATGGATGTTCGTTTTCCTCTCA ATGTGGCCGGAAGCGCGTCCCATGTGGTATTCATGACGGATTACGACACCTACGCCGGCATATTCACCTGCCAGAAGCTGGCGTTCGCCCATCGACAGAGCGCGACGATCCTCTCGAGGACCAAGACTCTAGATCAGTCACAAGTGGATAATATACGCCAGCGATTGAGTATTTTCGGCGTCGATCCATACGATTTGAGCATTATCTCTCAGTCTGAATGCCCACACGGCAACAATACTCTAGACATTAACATCGACCCCAACACCTTTACGTCTGAGAACTTAGGCAGCGTAGTGCGTAAAGCTGGCGAAAAGATCGGCGACGGTGTCCAGTGGATCGCTCAAACCGGAAGTAATGTTTATCACAAAATAGCCGGGAAAGATTCAGAAGAGATAACTTCAACGACAGAACGTAACAGCCGCGTTTCGACAAGGAATAACGGCGAAAGATTAGAGACCAACGAGGTGGAGTGGATTCCTTAA
- the Cdk1 gene encoding cyclin-dependent kinase 1, whose product MDNFIKIEKIGEGTYGVVYKGKHKKTGEIVAMKKIRLESDDEGIPSTAIREISLLKELTHPNIVSLIDVLMEESKLYLIFEYLTMDLKKYMDSLGTKMIEPAVVKSYLYQITRAILFCHKRRILHRDLKPQNLLIDKSGIIKVADFGLGRAFGIPVRIYTHEVVTLWYRAPEILLGATRYSCAIDMWSIGCIFAEMATKKPLFQGDSEIDQLFRIFRILRTPTEDIWPGVTQLSDYKATFPNWMTNNLESQVKTLNADGLDLLQSMLTYDPVYRISARAAMEHPYFSDLDKRKIPAA is encoded by the exons ATGGATAACttcataaaaatagaaaaaatcgGTGAAG GTACATATGGAGTAGTATATAAAGGAAAACATAAGAAGACTGGAGAAATTGTAGCCATGAAGAAGATTCGCTTAGAAAGTGATGATGAAGGAATACCATCAACTGCCATTAGGGAAATTTCATTGCTTAAGGAATTGACTCATCCAAATATAGTGAGCTTGATCGATGTATTAATGGAAGAGTCAAAACTATACCTTATTTTTGAGTATCTTACTATggatcttaaaaaatatatggatAGTTTGGGTACCAAAATGATAGAACCAGCTGTAGTTAAGTCATATTTGTATCAG ATTACACGTGCAATTCTGTTCTGCCACAAACGTAGAATACTACATCGCGATTTAAAACCACAGAATTTATTGATTGATAAAAGTGGAATAATCAAAGTAGCAGACTTTGGACTTGGAAGAGCATTTGGAATCCCAGTGAGAATATATACGCACGAAGTTGTAACTCTGTGGTATAGGGCACCTGAGATCCTTCTTGGTGCTACTAGATATTCATGCGCGATTGATATGTGGAGTATAGGATGTATCTTTGCAGAAATGGCAACCAAGAAACCATTGTTTCAAGGAGACAGCGAGATTGATCAACTTTTTAGGATATTccg aaTACTAAGAACGCCCACTGAAGACATATGGCCAGGTGTAACACAATTGTCGGATTACAAAGCAACATTTCCGAATTGGATGACAAACAATTTGGAGTCTCaagttaaaacattaaatgcAGATGGATTGGATTTGTTGCAATCTATGCTTACATACGATCCTGTGTACAGAATATCCGCACGAGCGGCAATGGAACATCCCTATTTCAGTGATTTAGATAAACGCAAAATACCCGCTGCGTAA